One Brevinematia bacterium DNA window includes the following coding sequences:
- a CDS encoding ABC transporter permease, translating into MLWYIVRRLLLIIPTFIGITIVIFLVVHLAPGDPIRGMMGELSSKLSPEAYENFKRAYGLDKPIFERYLIWFKNFVTFDFGNSFQYGKRVSELIVERLPVTLTINLISNLIILIFGVTIGVLAGIYRGKLFDKLSSVVLFGLYSLFEPWIALILILVLSINLGLFPIGGFTSINFDEMNFLEKLFDLMHHIALPVIVLSYAGIAFVAKIVRTSTIETSNQEYVKFARTLGISENTIKVHYVLRNGLIPVITIFSTVLPSLIAGSIIIEKIFSLPGIGQLFYNAVFSRDYPIVMGLSAISAFLTLVSLLIADILYAIVDPRIRFSKVY; encoded by the coding sequence ATGCTGTGGTATATAGTCAGGAGATTACTCCTTATAATTCCTACCTTCATCGGCATAACCATTGTCATATTTTTAGTCGTTCACTTAGCTCCGGGTGACCCTATAAGAGGAATGATGGGAGAACTTAGCAGTAAACTTTCTCCTGAGGCTTATGAAAACTTTAAGAGAGCGTACGGTCTTGATAAACCAATATTTGAGAGATACTTAATTTGGTTCAAAAACTTTGTGACATTTGATTTTGGGAATTCTTTCCAATACGGAAAGAGAGTTTCAGAACTCATAGTTGAAAGACTTCCTGTTACTTTAACAATAAATCTTATATCAAACCTCATAATTCTCATTTTCGGAGTAACAATTGGTGTGCTTGCAGGAATTTACCGCGGTAAACTATTTGATAAGCTCTCAAGTGTCGTATTGTTCGGACTATATTCCTTGTTTGAGCCTTGGATTGCGTTGATTCTTATACTAGTCCTCAGCATAAACCTTGGCTTGTTCCCAATAGGTGGATTTACCTCCATAAACTTTGATGAAATGAATTTTTTGGAAAAACTTTTTGACCTTATGCACCACATAGCACTACCAGTAATAGTCCTATCCTATGCAGGAATAGCATTCGTAGCAAAGATTGTTAGAACTTCAACTATAGAGACATCAAATCAAGAGTATGTAAAGTTTGCAAGAACTCTTGGTATCTCAGAAAATACTATCAAGGTTCATTATGTTCTGAGAAATGGACTTATACCAGTTATAACTATATTTAGCACTGTCTTACCTTCCTTGATAGCTGGTAGTATCATAATAGAAAAGATTTTTTCACTTCCTGGTATAGGTCAACTCTTCTACAACGCTGTGTTTTCAAGAGACTACCCAATAGTTATGGGACTTAGTGCTATATCTGCCTTTCTAACCTTGGTAAGTCTCCTAATAGCAGATATTCTTTATGCTATTGTTGATCCTAGAATAAGGTTCTCAAAGGTATACTAG
- a CDS encoding magnesium transporter CorA family protein, whose amino-acid sequence MNLNSIFATIRDSERLTYGVKIVRLLIDGLKFLILYKEIAMLKYYSILSGIAKVSSSPDSPVIVFIEPTDDEIELLKKLGISEHDINSSFDIEEISRLEVYEDGGIFIVWKIPKNYSYGGQLVFNVSSVGIFFTNERIIFILPDEMGIFESKYFRNVSTIHDILLAFLQTTINHFYGHLRGIKLVSSEIEGKLAKSLDNTYLLHMFSLSESLVYYLNALNSNHGVLVKMKEYRDKINFQKQSFEKLKDLIIDNRQCYRQARILSMILSEMMDARASIVNNNMNILIKNLTLINVVMLPLNLIAGIGGMSEYTMMMKDIGISWPIAYLLFFIAMVMLGLGIAFGLSKYINKFMYRNLRR is encoded by the coding sequence TTGAACCTAAACTCAATATTCGCTACAATAAGAGATTCTGAGAGATTAACCTATGGAGTGAAAATTGTTAGGTTGCTGATTGATGGTTTAAAATTCCTAATACTCTATAAGGAGATCGCAATGTTAAAATACTATTCTATTCTTAGCGGTATAGCAAAAGTATCTTCTTCTCCTGATTCTCCGGTGATAGTTTTCATTGAACCTACTGACGATGAAATAGAACTTCTTAAAAAACTTGGAATAAGTGAACATGACATAAACTCTTCATTTGATATAGAGGAGATATCCCGTTTAGAGGTCTATGAAGATGGTGGAATCTTTATAGTGTGGAAGATTCCTAAGAATTATTCCTACGGTGGGCAACTGGTGTTCAACGTTTCCTCCGTCGGTATCTTCTTCACTAACGAAAGAATAATCTTTATACTCCCGGACGAGATGGGAATCTTTGAATCAAAGTATTTTAGGAATGTTTCAACAATACATGATATTCTCTTAGCATTCCTGCAAACCACGATAAACCACTTTTACGGTCACCTAAGAGGTATAAAGCTAGTGTCTTCGGAGATAGAAGGAAAACTTGCAAAATCACTTGACAACACCTACTTGCTTCATATGTTCAGTCTGAGTGAAAGTCTTGTTTACTACCTCAACGCCTTAAATTCAAACCATGGAGTTCTAGTCAAAATGAAGGAATACAGAGACAAAATAAATTTTCAAAAACAATCTTTTGAAAAACTCAAGGATCTTATAATTGATAACAGGCAGTGCTACAGGCAGGCTAGAATATTGTCAATGATTCTATCTGAAATGATGGATGCAAGAGCAAGTATTGTTAATAATAACATGAATATATTGATTAAAAACCTTACTCTTATCAATGTTGTTATGTTACCATTAAACTTAATAGCTGGTATAGGTGGTATGTCTGAGTATACAATGATGATGAAAGATATAGGCATATCGTGGCCGATTGCTTACCTATTGTTCTTTATCGCTATGGTTATGCTTGGACTAGGTATTGCTTTTGGTTTAAGCAAATATATAAACAAATTCATGTATAGAAACCTCAGAAGATAA